A genome region from Dolichospermum compactum NIES-806 includes the following:
- the urtE gene encoding urea ABC transporter ATP-binding subunit UrtE → MLKISNLNVHYGESHILRNVDLTVLPGQMVCLIGRNGVGKTTMLKTIMGLLKPSSGIINFAGEIINGKPTYERAKMGIGYVSQGREIIPRLTVKENLLLGLEARQKPVKKPEIPPEIFSLFPVLRTMLSRMGGDLSGGQQQQLAIARALMGKPQLLVLDEPTEGIQPSIILEIEAAVRQIIETTGVSVLLVEQHLHFVRQADYYYAMQKGGIVASGLTHELSQDVIQKFLTV, encoded by the coding sequence ATGCTAAAAATTTCTAATCTTAACGTTCATTATGGTGAAAGTCATATTCTCAGGAATGTGGATTTGACCGTATTACCAGGACAAATGGTATGTTTAATTGGCCGCAATGGAGTGGGAAAAACAACCATGCTAAAAACAATTATGGGACTACTCAAACCCAGCAGCGGAATTATTAATTTTGCAGGGGAGATAATTAACGGTAAACCAACTTATGAAAGGGCGAAAATGGGGATTGGTTATGTAAGTCAAGGAAGGGAAATTATACCGCGATTAACAGTTAAAGAAAATCTGCTTTTGGGATTAGAAGCTAGACAAAAACCAGTCAAAAAACCAGAAATTCCTCCAGAAATTTTTAGTTTATTTCCGGTGTTAAGAACTATGCTGTCTCGTATGGGTGGAGATCTAAGTGGTGGACAACAGCAACAATTAGCGATCGCTCGTGCTTTAATGGGAAAACCACAACTACTCGTATTAGACGAACCGACGGAAGGTATTCAACCCTCAATCATTTTGGAAATTGAAGCCGCAGTCCGTCAGATTATTGAAACCACAGGGGTTTCCGTCTTATTGGTAGAACAGCACTTGCATTTTGTCCGTCAGGCAGATTACTATTATGCTATGCAAAAAGGCGGGATTGTTGCTTCCGGTCTAACTCATGAACTTAGTCAAGATGTGATTCAAAAGTTTTTGACGGTTTAG
- the pheT gene encoding phenylalanine--tRNA ligase subunit beta → MRISLTWLKELVEIKLTPEELAETLTMAGFEVEDIEDRRTWANGVVVGKVLERQPHPNADKLSVCTVDIGAAETVNIVCGAANVRADIYVPVATTGTYLPNIDLKIKPAKLRGVPSNGMICSLKELGLPTDIDGIHIFPEENMVVGSDVRPLLGLEDVILDVTATANRADALSMVGIAREVAALTGGKLSIPPVAEVENIKTAKSITLKISEIQACPAYIGTVVENIKIAASPEWLQQRLRAAGVRPINNVVDITNYVLLERGQPLHAFDKERLQSVGGGENLIIGVRFAEVGETLKTLDGNIRNLSPQNLLITANNQGVALAGVMGGAETEVHEGTQSLVLEAALFDSVAIRRSSRSVGLRSEASGRYERGVNRAELEIACHRALSLISELAAGVIVQQEISDYRPDASTWSHSINLRLDKVNEVLGPIELGLETGELQRSDVEKILTALGCELVKIDDRNWTVTVPPYRYRDLEREIDLIEEIARLYGYDKFCDTLPEKSEAGYLSLEQELIRRLRAYLRAEGLTELIHYSLVKPGEDKQIVLSNPLFAEYSALRTDLISGLISAFQYNIEQGNGALNGFEIGRIFWREEEGLQEAEILAGIIGGDTTSGKWSRGGKEQAITWFEAKGILESVFKQLKLTVEFQPENRDSRLHPGRTASLWVKGNRLGTFGQVHPQLRREKDLPEAVYVFQLDLDALLDAWDHDDLLVPKFSSYSTYPASDRDLAFFAPVKVTVSELEKVINKAGKGLLNSVELFDEYRGENVPTGQRSLAFRLVYRASDRTLTENEIEPVHNQVRTALVEKFGVNLRS, encoded by the coding sequence ATGCGTATTTCTCTAACCTGGTTAAAAGAACTTGTAGAAATCAAACTCACCCCAGAAGAACTGGCGGAAACCTTGACAATGGCAGGGTTTGAAGTAGAAGATATAGAAGACCGCCGCACTTGGGCAAATGGTGTAGTTGTGGGAAAAGTGCTAGAACGTCAACCCCACCCCAATGCAGATAAATTGAGCGTTTGTACCGTAGATATTGGGGCTGCTGAGACTGTAAATATCGTTTGCGGCGCTGCGAACGTCCGCGCAGATATCTATGTCCCTGTCGCCACCACAGGAACTTATTTACCCAACATTGATTTAAAAATCAAACCTGCAAAACTGCGGGGTGTTCCCTCCAATGGGATGATATGCTCTTTAAAAGAACTAGGTTTACCCACTGATATTGACGGTATTCATATCTTCCCTGAAGAAAACATGGTGGTGGGTAGTGATGTTCGTCCCCTGTTGGGTTTGGAAGATGTGATTTTAGATGTCACCGCTACTGCTAACCGGGCTGACGCTTTATCTATGGTGGGTATTGCCCGGGAAGTAGCGGCTTTAACTGGCGGAAAATTATCAATTCCCCCAGTTGCAGAAGTAGAAAATATCAAGACTGCCAAAAGCATCACTTTAAAAATTTCTGAAATCCAAGCTTGTCCTGCTTATATTGGTACAGTTGTCGAAAACATCAAAATTGCGGCTTCTCCTGAATGGCTGCAACAACGTTTACGCGCTGCTGGAGTCAGACCAATTAATAATGTAGTTGATATCACTAACTACGTTTTATTAGAAAGAGGACAACCTCTCCACGCTTTTGATAAAGAGCGGTTACAATCTGTAGGTGGAGGAGAAAATTTAATTATTGGTGTGCGGTTTGCGGAAGTTGGAGAAACTTTAAAAACCTTAGATGGAAATATTCGCAATTTATCACCCCAAAATTTATTAATTACTGCTAATAATCAAGGGGTGGCTTTAGCAGGTGTTATGGGTGGTGCAGAAACAGAAGTTCATGAAGGTACACAAAGTTTAGTTTTAGAAGCGGCGTTATTTGATTCTGTGGCTATTCGCCGTTCTTCTCGCAGTGTGGGGTTAAGAAGTGAGGCTTCTGGTAGATACGAAAGGGGCGTAAATCGAGCCGAATTAGAAATAGCTTGTCACCGCGCTTTATCCTTAATTAGTGAATTAGCCGCAGGGGTGATTGTTCAACAAGAAATTTCCGATTATCGTCCAGATGCTTCTACTTGGTCACATTCTATTAACCTGCGTTTGGATAAAGTTAATGAAGTGCTAGGTCCCATTGAATTAGGACTTGAAACAGGAGAATTACAAAGGTCAGATGTCGAAAAAATTCTCACAGCTTTAGGGTGTGAATTAGTCAAAATTGATGACCGAAATTGGACAGTCACAGTACCTCCCTATCGTTACCGGGATTTAGAACGGGAAATTGATTTAATTGAGGAAATTGCCCGTTTATATGGTTATGATAAATTCTGTGATACTTTACCAGAAAAATCCGAAGCTGGTTATCTATCTTTAGAACAAGAATTAATTCGCAGGTTACGCGCTTATCTCCGCGCTGAAGGTTTAACAGAATTAATTCATTATTCTTTGGTCAAACCAGGTGAAGATAAACAAATTGTTTTAAGTAATCCTTTGTTTGCAGAATATTCAGCTTTACGCACTGATTTAATTTCCGGTTTAATTTCCGCATTTCAATATAATATAGAACAGGGAAATGGGGCGTTAAACGGTTTTGAAATCGGGCGGATTTTCTGGCGCGAAGAAGAGGGTTTACAAGAAGCAGAAATCCTGGCTGGGATTATCGGTGGTGATACAACTTCCGGTAAATGGTCTAGAGGTGGTAAGGAACAAGCGATTACTTGGTTTGAAGCCAAAGGCATTTTAGAAAGTGTCTTTAAACAACTAAAATTAACGGTAGAATTTCAACCCGAAAATCGAGATTCTCGCTTACATCCTGGACGTACAGCTTCGTTGTGGGTAAAGGGTAATAGACTGGGAACATTCGGACAGGTTCACCCCCAATTACGTCGAGAGAAGGATTTGCCAGAAGCCGTTTATGTGTTTCAATTAGATTTAGATGCTCTGTTGGATGCCTGGGATCATGATGATTTACTAGTTCCCAAATTCAGTTCTTATTCTACCTATCCAGCTAGTGACCGAGATTTGGCGTTTTTTGCCCCTGTGAAAGTGACAGTTTCCGAACTTGAAAAAGTCATTAATAAAGCTGGGAAAGGATTGTTAAACTCTGTGGAATTGTTTGATGAATATCGTGGTGAAAATGTCCCCACAGGACAACGCAGTTTAGCCTTTCGTTTAGTATATCGTGCCAGCGATCGCACTCTCACTGAAAATGAAATTGAACCAGTTCATAATCAAGTGCGGACAGCCTTAGTTGAAAAATTTGGTGTGAATTTGAGAAGTTAA